CCCCCTTGATCGCCTCGATGATGAAGAAAAACAGATGCCCCCCATCGAGAATCGGCACCGGCAACAGGTTGAGAATTCCCAGATTGACGCTGATCAGGGCCATGAAAAACAACAGACTGGTCGTCCCCTGACTGGCTGTTTTTCCCGCCATTTCGGCAATCATCAACGGGCCGCCGATCTGATCGGCCGGGACCACCCGGGTGATCAATTTCCAGATACTCGTCACCGTCAGGTCCATGATCATCCAGGTCTGTTTCACCCCCTTGGCCACCGCCGCGAAAAACGGATAACGCACCTCTTCATGGGCATCACCCGGTCCAATGCCGATCAATGGATGGCGTACCGTTTCACCGAACAGATTGCGCACCTCCTTCACCTGCGGCACGACGGTCACTTCGAAGCGCCGGTCGTCACGCTCGATGGTCAGCAGCAGCCCCTCCCCCCCCAATTCCTTGATGCGACGGCTCATCTCCTCCCACCGGGTCACCTCCACCCCGTTCAAGGCGACAATCCGGTCCCCCACCACAATCCCCGCCTTCGCCGCCGGCATCCCCTCGGAGATCGAACCGACCACCGGAAGGGTTTCCCCGACCCCCACCATGAACGCCACCGCCAACGCCAGCACCGCAAACAGAAAATTAAAGAATGGACCGGCAAAAACGATGGCAAACCGGCGATAGACGTTTTGTCCGCCGAAGGAGTGCGCCCACATTGATTCGGGAATCTCCGCCTCATCATCATCGATCATCCCCGATTCACCCAGCATCTTGACATAACCGCCCAGGGGGACCGCCGACAGTTGATAGAGCGTCCCCGTTTTGCCACGCCACCCCCAGATCCGCGGGCCGAATCCCAGGGAAAACACCTGCACCTGGACACCAAAAAAACGAGCCACGAGAAAATGACCCAGTTCATGGACAAAAATCAGCACTCCCAGGACGACGATCGCCCAGAACACGGTATTCAACATGATCCGCCCGCCATCCGTTCGGTAGGAAAGAATCGCTCCCGCACCCGAATGCGG
Above is a window of Magnetococcales bacterium DNA encoding:
- the rseP gene encoding RIP metalloprotease RseP, with the protein product MNTVFWAIVVLGVLIFVHELGHFLVARFFGVQVQVFSLGFGPRIWGWRGKTGTLYQLSAVPLGGYVKMLGESGMIDDDEAEIPESMWAHSFGGQNVYRRFAIVFAGPFFNFLFAVLALAVAFMVGVGETLPVVGSISEGMPAAKAGIVVGDRIVALNGVEVTRWEEMSRRIKELGGEGLLLTIERDDRRFEVTVVPQVKEVRNLFGETVRHPLIGIGPGDAHEEVRYPFFAAVAKGVKQTWMIMDLTVTSIWKLITRVVPADQIGGPLMIAEMAGKTASQGTTSLLFFMALISVNLGILNLLPVPILDGGHLFFFIIEAIKGGPVTEAVQAVANRVGLALLVLLMVWAMKNDLTRLFANDF